From the genome of Miscanthus floridulus cultivar M001 chromosome 10, ASM1932011v1, whole genome shotgun sequence, one region includes:
- the LOC136484857 gene encoding putative clathrin assembly protein At1g33340, protein MKVFKGKIWAAIGSLMDHGGTASTTKSSSPAAAVPDRALLADIEAAIERCTGSSGGGGGNDDRHVHEILFLVSNEPGAITFLSRRITARLEAARAPAAALRSLLLVHRLLRAGDRYFEQDFRGLWASRELRVDAPRCSCSPLTAAGGVVHYASAGAAAVASGACAFVHGYSAYLEERMQWVINQSGNLEPARKPPPPDHDAGKLPPPPSSSSSSSTSSHDASAETLLFKLAMCQRLLDLAIQLLPDNNTSASAAARSAFGIVLRESFKVYDAFAEGVDVMLLLSRSLAGLSKPSRVTAHEILKKACAQTPELKEFYHKCKRSNASSKSLEYPLVRVVTPAQAFAMEMEPVTMIPIPEEDGCQEEKVEARAGAEAIDGGGSPFAHKMETTISTVWVEFEDEGQRLITAPTDDDHSLKAVQPS, encoded by the coding sequence ATGAAGGTGTTCAAGGGCAAGATTTGGGCAGCAATAGGCTCACTCATGGACCACGGCGGCACCGCGTCCACCACCAAGTCCTCCTCGCCGGCGGCCGCCGTCCCTGACCGAGCGCTCCTCGCTGACATCGAGGCGGCCATCGAACGGTGCaccggcagcagcggcggcggagggGGCAACGACGACCGGCACGTCCACGAGATCCTCTTCCTCGTCTCCAACGAGCCAGGCGCCATCACCTTCCTTTCCCGCCGCATCACGGCGCGCCTCGAGGCCGCGCGCGCCCCGGCCGCCGCGCTCCGGTCCCTGCTCCTCGTCCACCGCCTCCTCCGCGCCGGCGACCGGTACTTCGAGCAGGACTTCCGCGGTCTCTGGGCCTCCCGTGAGCTCCGCGTCGACGCGCCCCGGTGCAGCTGCTCGCCCCTCACTGCCGCTGGCGGCGTCGTCCACTACGCCAGCGCCGGCGCGGCGGCTGTCGCCAGCGGAGCTTGCGCCTTCGTCCACGGCTACTCGGCCTACCTGGAGGAGCGCATGCAGTGGGTGATCAACCAGTCCGGCAACCTGGAGCCCGCGCGGAAGCCACCGCCACCTGACCACGACGCCGGCAAGCTCCCGCCCCcgccctcctcctcttcttcctcctccacctcctcccacGACGCCAGCGCCGAGACTCTCCTCTTCAAGCTCGCCATGTGCCAGAGGCTGCTCGACCTCGCCATCCAGCTGCTGCCGGACAACAACAcgagcgccagcgccgccgcgcggTCGGCCTTCGGCATTGTGCTCCGTGAGAGCTTCAAGGTCTATGACGCCTTCGCGGAAGGCGTCGACGTCATGCTGCTGCTGTCGAGGAGCCTCGCCGGGCTGAGCAAGCCATCGAGGGTCACCGCACACGAGATACTGAAGAAGGCGTGCGCCCAGACGCCGGAGCTCAAGGAGTTCTACCACAAGTGCAAGAGGAGCAACGCGAGCAGCAAGAGCCTCGAGTACCCTCTCGTCAGGGTCGTCACGCCAGCGCAGGCCTTTGCGATGGAGATGGAGCCGGTGACGATGATCCCGATCCCGGAAGAAGATGGCTGCCAGGAAGAGAAGGTCGAGGCCAGAGCTGGAGCAGAGGCGATCGACGGTGGTGGTTCGCCGTTTGCGCACAAGATGGAGACGACGATCAGCACGGTGTGGGTCGAGTTCGAGGATGAGGGCCAGAGGCTGATCACTGCTCCTACTGATGATGACCACTCCTTGAAAGCCGTGCAGCCAAGCTAG